The region TATTCGCGCTCGAACAGGTCGTAGAGTTGCTGTGCGCTCAGCTCCTTGCCGGAGGCGTCCATCACGTTCTGCACGACCTGGCTGAATTCGATCTGCAGGCGCCTTGGCAGTTCGAGGCCGAATTCGCTTTCCAGCAGGTAGGAGATGCCGCCCTTGCCCGACTGGCTGTTCACGCGGATCACCGCTTCGTAGCTGCGGCCGAGGTCCTTCGGGTCCAGCGGCAGGTAGGGCATGTCCCAGACGTCGCCTTCCTTGCGCACGGCAAACGCCTTCTTGATGGCATCCTGGTGGGAGCCCGAGAACGACGTGTAGACGAGATCGCCCGCATACGGGTGGCGCGGGTGGACCGGCAACTGGTTGCAGTGCTCCACCGTGCGGCGGATCTCGTCGATGTCCGAGAAGTCGAGGCCCGGGTCCACGCCCTGCGAGTACAGGTTGAGCGCGACGTTGACGAGGTCCAGGTTGCCGGTGCGCTCGCCGTTGCCGAAGAGGCAGCCTTCGAGCCGGTCCGCGCCCGCCATCACCGCGAATTCGCCGGCCGCCGTGCCCGTGCCGCGGTCGTTGTGCGGATGCACGGACAGCACGATGGCTTCACGACGCGCGAGATGCCGGTGCATCCACTCGATCATGTCCGCGAAGATGTTCGGCGTGGAATGTTCCACCGTGGACGGCAGGTTGACGATGCACTTGCGCTGCGGGGTCGGCTGCCACACATCGGTCACCGCATCGACAACGCGTTTGGAGAACGCGAGCTCGGTGCCGGAGAACATCTCCGGCGAATATTGGAACGTCCACTGCGTGCCGGGCTGCTGCGCCGCGAGTTCGCTGAACAGGCGGGCCTGGCTGGTCGCGAGTTCGACGATGCCGTCTTCGTCCAGGCCCAGCACCACCTTGCGCATCACGGGGGCCGTGGCGTTGTAGAGGTGCACGATCACCCGCCTGGCGCCCGCGAGCGCTTCGAAGGTGCGGCGGATCAGCGGTTCGCGCGCCTGCGTCAGGACCTGGATGGTCACGTCGTCCGGCACGAGGTCCTCATCGATCAGCTTGCGGACGAAGTCGAATTCGACCTGCGATGCCGAGGGGAAACCCACCTCGATTTCCTTGAAGCCGATCTCCACCAGCGCCTGGAACATCCGCAGCTTGCGCGGGATGTCCATGGGCTCGATCAGCGCCTGGTTGCCGTCGCGCAGGTCGACGCTGCACCACACGGGCGGGCGGGTCAGCACGGCATCGGGCCAGGTGCGGTCTGCGAGGCGAACCGGCTGGAAGGCGCGGTATTTGGAGGCGGGATTCTTCAACATGGCGATCTCTCGAAAGATATCAGGTGAACCTGCAGCCCCAAAGAAAAACGGCCCGCTGCAGGTGCAAACGGGCCGTCGATCAGGTTTACGCGTGCGCTACCGTCTCCGCCCGTGGGGAGATAGCAGTAGGGCCAGCGAAATT is a window of Caenimonas aquaedulcis DNA encoding:
- the leuA gene encoding 2-isopropylmalate synthase: MLKNPASKYRAFQPVRLADRTWPDAVLTRPPVWCSVDLRDGNQALIEPMDIPRKLRMFQALVEIGFKEIEVGFPSASQVEFDFVRKLIDEDLVPDDVTIQVLTQAREPLIRRTFEALAGARRVIVHLYNATAPVMRKVVLGLDEDGIVELATSQARLFSELAAQQPGTQWTFQYSPEMFSGTELAFSKRVVDAVTDVWQPTPQRKCIVNLPSTVEHSTPNIFADMIEWMHRHLARREAIVLSVHPHNDRGTGTAAGEFAVMAGADRLEGCLFGNGERTGNLDLVNVALNLYSQGVDPGLDFSDIDEIRRTVEHCNQLPVHPRHPYAGDLVYTSFSGSHQDAIKKAFAVRKEGDVWDMPYLPLDPKDLGRSYEAVIRVNSQSGKGGISYLLESEFGLELPRRLQIEFSQVVQNVMDASGKELSAQQLYDLFEREYGVRSIAAPQHQVLEDVGGSTGQLVRMTAEVEVSGKRLSVHGAGNGPIDAFVEALGSACGEAIRVLDYHEHAIGAGANAQAVAYLELRVGDRTLFGVGMDSSIVSASLKAIVSGVQRAQASRNNKEATWQTN